A single genomic interval of Mycobacterium sp. DL592 harbors:
- a CDS encoding VOC family protein: MIDHFGINCADYPKSQEFYDRVLSVLGYLRVMDVGPAVGYGRDGHPEFWIADGAGMGPNREVHVAFAAADEAAVQAFYDAALGLGAESLHAPRLWPEYHPGYYGAFVRDPDGNNVEAVFHGAQPAAQTPTNSA, encoded by the coding sequence GTGATCGATCACTTCGGAATCAATTGCGCGGACTACCCGAAATCGCAGGAGTTCTACGACCGGGTGCTGTCCGTCCTCGGATATCTGCGGGTCATGGATGTCGGCCCGGCGGTCGGCTACGGCCGCGACGGCCATCCCGAGTTCTGGATCGCCGACGGTGCCGGGATGGGGCCCAACCGCGAGGTGCACGTCGCGTTCGCCGCTGCGGACGAGGCCGCGGTCCAGGCCTTCTATGACGCCGCACTGGGTCTGGGGGCGGAGTCGCTGCACGCGCCGCGGCTGTGGCCGGAGTACCACCCCGGCTATTACGGTGCGTTCGTCCGCGACCCGGACGGCAACAACGTCGAAGCGGTCTTCCACGGCGCACAACCCGCAGCCCAGACCCCGACCAACTCCGCGTAG
- a CDS encoding carboxymuconolactone decarboxylase family protein, with translation MSRVAPLAPPWSDSDAADIGSWGHPDRTYEPLLLVRCLQRHPAMARKLRKLGESLYLDTRLPPRTRTIAILRICGLVHCAYEWGGQAAFWGPIAGVSGDEADALAVGDPADPRWSPQERTLITAVDELEHTGSWSSQTWAALGESLDDEQRMELLIAVGWYRTVCTLCNGLDLPVDGWMRPWPGSAP, from the coding sequence GTGAGCCGCGTCGCACCGCTTGCGCCGCCGTGGAGTGACTCCGACGCCGCCGACATCGGCAGCTGGGGGCACCCCGACCGGACCTATGAGCCGCTGCTGCTGGTGCGCTGCCTGCAACGTCACCCGGCGATGGCCCGGAAACTGCGCAAGCTCGGCGAATCGCTCTACCTCGACACGCGGCTGCCGCCGCGGACCCGAACCATCGCGATCCTGCGGATCTGCGGGCTGGTGCACTGCGCCTACGAGTGGGGCGGGCAGGCCGCGTTCTGGGGGCCGATTGCCGGGGTGTCCGGCGACGAGGCCGACGCTTTGGCCGTGGGCGATCCCGCCGATCCGCGGTGGAGCCCCCAGGAGCGCACGCTCATCACCGCTGTCGACGAATTGGAGCACACCGGGTCGTGGTCGTCGCAGACCTGGGCCGCGCTCGGCGAGAGCCTCGACGACGAGCAGCGGATGGAGCTGCTGATCGCGGTCGGCTGGTACCGAACGGTCTGCACGCTCTGCAACGGGCTCGACCTGCCGGTCGACGGGTGGATGCGGCCCTGGCCGGGTTCAGCGCCGTGA
- a CDS encoding TetR/AcrR family transcriptional regulator — MAQPERPLRADAARNRARLLQVAYDVFAEQGLSVPIDVIARQAGVGPGTVYRHFPTKEALFEAVVGERVRLIVAHGRALLAADPAGALFEFIREIVLNGSADHGMVEALASYGIDVECAAPGAEVEFLGVLDELLAAAQQAGTVRTDVGLAELKALMLVGKSGQQFGPDVAERITGVIVDGLRAG, encoded by the coding sequence TTGGCTCAACCCGAGCGGCCGTTGCGGGCCGACGCGGCACGCAACCGCGCCCGGCTGCTGCAGGTCGCCTACGACGTCTTCGCCGAGCAGGGGCTGTCGGTGCCGATCGACGTGATCGCGCGCCAGGCCGGCGTCGGCCCGGGCACCGTCTACCGGCATTTTCCGACCAAGGAGGCGCTGTTCGAGGCGGTTGTCGGCGAGCGGGTGCGGCTGATCGTCGCGCACGGGCGGGCACTGTTGGCCGCCGACCCCGCAGGCGCGCTCTTCGAGTTCATCCGCGAGATCGTCCTAAACGGCTCCGCCGACCACGGCATGGTCGAGGCACTGGCCAGCTACGGCATCGACGTGGAATGCGCCGCGCCCGGCGCCGAGGTCGAGTTCCTCGGCGTGCTGGATGAACTGCTCGCGGCCGCGCAGCAGGCCGGCACCGTGCGTACCGACGTCGGCCTGGCCGAACTCAAGGCGCTGATGCTGGTTGGCAAGAGCGGACAGCAGTTCGGCCCGGATGTCGCCGAGCGGATCACCGGGGTGATCGTGGACGGCCTACGCGCCGGGTGA
- the groL gene encoding chaperonin GroEL (60 kDa chaperone family; promotes refolding of misfolded polypeptides especially under stressful conditions; forms two stacked rings of heptamers to form a barrel-shaped 14mer; ends can be capped by GroES; misfolded proteins enter the barrel where they are refolded when GroES binds) encodes MSKIIAYDEEARRGLERGLNALADAVKVTLGPKGRNVVLEKKWGAPTITNDGVSIAKEIELEDPYEKIGAELVKEVAKKTDDVAGDGTTTATVLAQALVREGLRNVAAGANPLGLKRGIEKAVEKITETLLKSAKEVETKEQIAATAGISAGDQTIGDLIAEAMDKVGNEGVITVEESNTFGLQLELTEGMRFDKGYISGYFVTDAERQEAILEDPYILLVSSKVSTVKDLLPLLEKVIQSGKPLLIIAEDVEGEALSTLVVNKIRGTFKSVAVKAPGFGDRRKAMLQDIAILTGGQVVSEEVGLSLETADVSLLGQARKVVVTKDETTIVEGAGDSEAIAGRVAQIRAEIENSDSDYDREKLQERLAKLAGGVAVIKAGAATEVELKERKHRIEDAVRNAKAAVEEGIVAGGGVALLQAAPALEELSLTGDEATGANIVRVALEAPLKQIAFNAGLEPGVVAEKVRNSPGGTGLNAATGVYEDLLKAGVADPVKVTRSALQNAASIAALFLTTEAVVADKPEKAAAPAGDPTGGMGGMDF; translated from the coding sequence ATGTCCAAGATCATTGCTTACGACGAAGAGGCACGCCGCGGCCTCGAGCGGGGCCTCAACGCCCTCGCCGACGCGGTAAAGGTGACGCTGGGCCCCAAGGGTCGCAACGTCGTCCTGGAGAAGAAGTGGGGCGCCCCCACGATCACCAACGATGGTGTGTCCATCGCCAAGGAGATCGAGCTGGAGGACCCCTACGAGAAGATCGGCGCTGAGCTGGTCAAGGAAGTCGCCAAGAAGACCGACGACGTCGCGGGCGACGGCACCACCACCGCCACCGTTCTGGCCCAGGCTCTGGTCCGTGAAGGTCTGCGCAACGTCGCGGCCGGCGCGAACCCGCTCGGCCTCAAGCGCGGCATCGAGAAGGCCGTCGAGAAGATCACCGAGACGCTGCTGAAGAGCGCCAAGGAGGTCGAGACCAAGGAGCAGATCGCGGCCACGGCCGGTATTTCCGCGGGCGACCAGACCATCGGCGACCTGATCGCCGAGGCCATGGACAAGGTGGGCAACGAGGGTGTCATCACCGTCGAGGAGTCCAACACCTTCGGCCTGCAGCTGGAGCTCACCGAGGGTATGCGCTTCGACAAGGGCTACATCTCGGGCTACTTCGTCACCGACGCCGAGCGTCAGGAAGCCATCCTGGAGGATCCTTACATCCTGCTGGTGAGCTCCAAGGTGTCGACCGTCAAGGATCTGCTGCCCCTGCTGGAGAAGGTCATCCAGTCCGGCAAGCCGCTGCTGATCATCGCCGAGGACGTCGAGGGCGAAGCCCTGTCCACCCTGGTGGTCAACAAGATCCGTGGCACCTTCAAGTCTGTGGCCGTCAAGGCTCCGGGCTTCGGTGACCGCCGCAAGGCCATGCTGCAGGACATCGCCATCCTCACCGGTGGCCAGGTCGTCAGCGAAGAGGTCGGCCTCTCCCTGGAGACCGCTGACGTGTCGCTGCTGGGTCAGGCTCGCAAGGTCGTGGTGACCAAGGACGAGACCACCATCGTCGAGGGTGCGGGCGACTCCGAGGCCATCGCCGGTCGCGTGGCGCAGATCCGCGCCGAGATCGAGAACAGCGACTCCGACTACGACCGCGAGAAGCTGCAGGAGCGCCTGGCCAAGCTGGCCGGCGGTGTTGCGGTGATCAAGGCCGGAGCTGCCACCGAGGTGGAGCTCAAGGAGCGCAAGCACCGCATCGAAGATGCCGTGCGCAACGCCAAGGCTGCTGTCGAAGAGGGCATCGTCGCCGGTGGCGGCGTGGCCCTGCTGCAGGCTGCCCCGGCGCTCGAGGAGCTGTCGCTGACCGGTGACGAGGCCACTGGCGCCAACATCGTGCGTGTTGCGCTCGAGGCTCCGCTGAAGCAGATCGCCTTCAACGCCGGCCTGGAGCCGGGCGTTGTCGCCGAGAAGGTCCGCAACTCTCCCGGGGGCACCGGCCTCAACGCCGCCACTGGTGTGTACGAGGACCTGCTCAAGGCCGGCGTTGCCGACCCGGTGAAGGTCACCCGCTCGGCGCTGCAGAACGCGGCGTCCATCGCGGCGCTGTTCCTCACCACCGAGGCCGTCGTTGCCGACAAGCCGGAGAAGGCCGCCGCACCTGCGGGCGACCCGACCGGTGGCATGGGCGGTATGGACTTCTAA
- a CDS encoding cupin domain-containing protein: MSLIVPPYPPPRYTADEPEVSAWLKRGAEPPDYDAFGLVKYHYLASQTVTGGDYGLYRVEIAPHGGGPGPHFHRAMSEAFFVLSGTLSLYNGTDWVDGNSGDFLYVPPGGIHGFRNEADDPASVLMLFAPGAPRERYFEGLATLSELSDDEREEFFIRHDNFFV; the protein is encoded by the coding sequence GTGTCACTGATCGTGCCGCCCTACCCGCCGCCCCGCTACACCGCCGACGAGCCAGAGGTCAGTGCCTGGCTCAAACGCGGCGCCGAGCCGCCCGACTACGACGCGTTCGGCTTGGTGAAGTACCACTACCTCGCGAGCCAGACGGTCACCGGCGGCGACTACGGGCTGTACCGGGTCGAGATCGCGCCACATGGCGGCGGGCCCGGACCCCACTTCCACCGAGCCATGTCCGAAGCGTTCTTCGTGCTGTCGGGCACCCTGTCGCTCTACAACGGAACCGACTGGGTCGACGGGAACTCGGGCGACTTCCTGTATGTGCCGCCCGGCGGCATCCACGGCTTCCGCAACGAGGCCGACGACCCGGCGTCGGTGCTGATGTTGTTTGCTCCGGGGGCTCCGCGAGAGCGGTACTTCGAGGGCTTGGCCACGCTGAGCGAACTTTCCGACGACGAGCGCGAAGAGTTCTTCATCCGCCACGACAACTTCTTCGTCTGA
- a CDS encoding HAD-IIA family hydrolase, with product MAIGGVLFDIDGVLVTSWEPIPGAAETLAVLADHQVARSYLTNTTTRTRQQIASALCASGMDVRPDEVITAAVLTADYVRANFPDGRCFLVNNGQITDDMPGIDIVDSVVYDDGVDPGTPDVILLGGAGPEYSHRTLSRVYEWMAQGVPVVAMHRSTAWDTTEGLRIDTGMYLIGMEQSSGRKATAVGKPAPAGFLASAARLGVDPDEMYMVGDDLNNDVLAAQVVGMTGVLVRTGKFRQDTLDRWVADEFAMQPSHVVDSVADLPELLGL from the coding sequence ATGGCGATCGGTGGTGTGTTGTTCGACATCGACGGCGTCCTGGTCACCTCCTGGGAGCCGATTCCCGGTGCGGCCGAGACGCTGGCGGTACTGGCCGACCATCAGGTCGCGCGGTCCTATCTGACCAACACCACCACCCGCACCCGCCAGCAGATCGCGTCGGCGTTGTGCGCCTCGGGGATGGACGTTCGGCCCGACGAGGTCATCACCGCTGCGGTGCTGACCGCCGACTACGTGCGCGCCAACTTCCCCGACGGGCGATGTTTTCTGGTCAACAACGGCCAGATCACCGACGACATGCCTGGCATCGACATCGTCGACTCGGTGGTCTACGACGACGGCGTCGACCCCGGCACACCTGATGTGATCCTGCTCGGCGGGGCGGGACCGGAGTACAGCCACCGCACGCTGTCACGGGTCTACGAGTGGATGGCCCAGGGGGTGCCGGTGGTGGCCATGCATCGCAGCACCGCCTGGGACACCACCGAGGGCCTGCGCATCGACACCGGCATGTACCTGATCGGGATGGAGCAGTCTTCGGGCCGTAAGGCCACCGCGGTGGGTAAGCCCGCACCGGCCGGCTTCCTGGCCTCAGCGGCGCGGCTCGGGGTGGACCCCGACGAGATGTACATGGTCGGCGACGACCTCAACAACGACGTCCTCGCCGCCCAGGTGGTCGGTATGACCGGCGTGCTGGTGCGCACCGGAAAATTCCGCCAGGACACGTTAGACCGTTGGGTCGCAGACGAATTCGCAATGCAGCCCAGTCACGTGGTGGATTCGGTGGCCGACCTTCCGGAGCTGCTGGGGCTCTAG
- a CDS encoding amidohydrolase family protein: MSYDLVIRNGIIVDGLGGEPYPGDVAVSDGVIVAVGTVAGAGAREIDATDLLVTPGFVDLHTHYDGQAIWSDRMTPSSAHGVTTAVMGNCGVGFAPCRPEDHDVLVDVMAGVEDIPGVVMVDGLPWTWETFPEFLDALDSRQRDIDVAAFLPHSPLRVYVMGQRGVDRELPTPEDLAMMRKLAEEAIRAGALGFASSRLTLHKTSGGQPIPSYEAQYEEIEAIARGVDDAGGGLLQFVPDLMAGDYEGALAAVFDVAAEVGLPVTFTLAIGNAGPPIHLDALRMVEKANANGGEVTGQIFPRPIGLVLGLDLSGNPFVLYPSYLEIAHLPLAERVAEMRKPEVRMRILNDTPSSEGHPLMFAAQAWNYMFPLGDPPNYEPSAEDSIGARAAARGVSPLEEAYDRLLDDDGHAMLLVTLANFRDNSLDTVAELIQRDDVVLGLGDGGAHYGMICDASFPTYMLTHWVRDRPSGRLPVERVIQELTSVPARIAGLADRGRIAVGYKADVNVIDPDALQLHRPTVKADLPAGGRRLDQTADGYVATIVSGEVISENGVPTAARPGKLVRGRQAAPLPAHAR, from the coding sequence ATGAGCTACGACCTGGTCATCCGCAATGGCATCATCGTCGACGGGCTGGGAGGCGAACCATATCCCGGCGATGTCGCGGTCTCCGACGGCGTCATCGTGGCCGTCGGCACCGTCGCCGGGGCCGGCGCCCGGGAGATCGACGCGACCGATCTGCTGGTCACCCCCGGATTCGTCGACCTGCACACCCATTACGACGGCCAGGCGATCTGGTCGGATCGGATGACGCCGTCGTCGGCGCACGGGGTGACAACCGCGGTAATGGGAAACTGCGGCGTCGGCTTCGCGCCGTGCCGCCCGGAGGACCACGACGTACTCGTCGATGTCATGGCCGGCGTCGAGGACATCCCCGGCGTCGTGATGGTCGACGGCCTGCCATGGACGTGGGAGACCTTCCCCGAATTCCTCGACGCACTGGATTCGCGGCAGCGGGATATCGACGTCGCCGCGTTCCTGCCGCATTCCCCGCTGCGGGTGTACGTGATGGGTCAACGCGGCGTCGACCGCGAGCTGCCCACTCCCGAGGACCTGGCGATGATGCGCAAGCTTGCCGAGGAGGCGATTCGCGCTGGCGCGCTGGGCTTCGCGTCATCCCGGCTGACGTTACATAAAACCTCTGGTGGACAACCGATTCCGAGCTACGAGGCGCAGTACGAGGAGATCGAGGCGATCGCCCGGGGTGTCGACGACGCTGGCGGCGGGCTGCTGCAATTCGTGCCGGACCTGATGGCCGGCGACTACGAGGGTGCCCTCGCCGCGGTGTTCGACGTCGCCGCGGAAGTTGGGTTGCCAGTGACCTTCACACTCGCGATCGGCAATGCGGGGCCGCCGATTCACCTCGACGCCCTGCGGATGGTGGAGAAGGCCAACGCCAACGGCGGTGAGGTCACGGGCCAGATCTTCCCGCGACCGATCGGTCTGGTACTCGGTTTGGACCTGTCCGGCAACCCGTTCGTGCTCTACCCCAGCTACCTGGAGATCGCTCACCTTCCCCTCGCCGAGCGCGTCGCCGAGATGCGCAAACCCGAAGTGCGGATGCGTATCCTGAACGACACACCGTCAAGTGAAGGTCATCCCCTGATGTTCGCGGCACAGGCGTGGAATTACATGTTCCCGCTCGGCGATCCGCCGAACTACGAACCCTCGGCTGAGGATTCGATCGGCGCACGGGCCGCCGCACGTGGCGTCAGCCCGCTCGAGGAGGCATACGACCGGCTGCTCGACGACGACGGTCACGCCATGTTGCTGGTGACGCTGGCCAACTTCCGGGACAACTCCTTGGATACGGTGGCCGAGCTGATCCAACGCGACGATGTCGTCCTGGGCCTGGGCGACGGCGGCGCGCATTACGGAATGATCTGCGACGCAAGCTTTCCCACCTACATGCTGACGCACTGGGTGCGGGACAGGCCGTCGGGCCGGCTGCCAGTGGAACGGGTCATTCAGGAACTGACGTCGGTGCCCGCCCGGATCGCCGGACTGGCCGACCGCGGTCGGATCGCGGTGGGCTACAAAGCGGACGTCAACGTGATCGATCCCGACGCACTGCAGCTGCACCGGCCGACGGTCAAGGCCGACCTGCCCGCAGGTGGGCGCCGGCTGGACCAGACAGCCGACGGCTACGTCGCGACGATCGTCTCCGGTGAGGTCATCTCCGAGAACGGCGTGCCCACGGCGGCGCGGCCGGGCAAGCTGGTTCGCGGACGTCAGGCGGCACCCCTGCCTGCGCACGCACGGTGA
- a CDS encoding SDR family oxidoreductase, with the protein MPLPAASPSSTAVVTGASSGIGADLARELAARGHGVTLVARREDKLRELAAELADQVRVEVIAADVADPAARAALFDEVAARGLTVDILVNNAGIGVVGSVATAPVADEIAQVRVNVEAVIDLTSRAVQQMVPRGRGAILNVGSTAGFQPFPGQAGYAATKAFVRSFTAGLRGELAGTGVTAAVLHPGPVRTEFLSAAGMDEREFADAFPKFMWMPSRAVAKIGIDALAEDRGDVIAGIQNVISTRIFQLLPHKVLLPLLTSQHPALKRDTSRR; encoded by the coding sequence ATGCCGTTACCTGCTGCCTCGCCCTCGTCCACCGCAGTCGTGACCGGGGCGTCCTCGGGCATCGGCGCCGACCTCGCCCGCGAACTCGCGGCACGCGGGCACGGCGTCACACTGGTCGCCCGCCGCGAGGACAAGCTCAGAGAGCTCGCCGCCGAACTCGCCGACCAGGTTCGCGTCGAAGTCATTGCGGCCGACGTCGCCGACCCTGCTGCCCGCGCCGCACTGTTCGACGAGGTCGCGGCACGTGGCCTGACCGTCGACATTCTGGTCAACAATGCCGGTATCGGCGTCGTCGGCTCGGTGGCCACCGCCCCGGTGGCCGACGAGATCGCCCAGGTCCGGGTCAACGTCGAGGCCGTCATCGACCTCACCTCGCGGGCCGTCCAGCAGATGGTGCCCCGCGGTCGCGGAGCGATCCTCAACGTCGGGTCGACGGCCGGTTTCCAGCCCTTCCCGGGCCAAGCCGGTTATGCGGCCACCAAGGCGTTCGTCCGCTCCTTCACCGCCGGACTCCGCGGCGAGCTCGCCGGCACCGGCGTCACCGCGGCGGTGCTCCACCCCGGCCCGGTGCGTACCGAGTTCCTCAGCGCCGCCGGGATGGACGAACGCGAATTCGCCGACGCCTTCCCGAAATTCATGTGGATGCCGTCGCGGGCCGTCGCCAAGATCGGTATCGACGCGCTCGCGGAAGACCGGGGCGACGTGATCGCCGGCATCCAGAACGTGATCAGCACCCGAATCTTCCAGCTGCTGCCGCACAAGGTGCTGCTGCCGCTGTTGACCAGTCAGCACCCCGCGCTCAAGCGCGACACGTCACGGCGCTGA
- a CDS encoding SDR family NAD(P)-dependent oxidoreductase: protein MTRWTSADIPDQSGRTAVITGANTGLGYETARALAAHGARLVLAVRNLDKGKAAADLIARRSPGAEVSVQELDLTSLNSVRAAAEQLRAEHPRIDLLINNAGVMMTPKATTQDGFELQFGTNHLGHFALTGLLIDRLIETPGSRVVTVSSMGHRFARRGINFDDLQSQRRYSRAGAYGQAKLANLMFTYELQRRLIGTTTIAAAAHPGSSRTELARNLPALVDRVFTALPLAQEADIGALPTLRAATDPGVLGGQYYGPDGFGEQRGYPKVVSSSAVSHDTVAQRRLWAVSEELTGVVYPV from the coding sequence ATGACCCGCTGGACTTCCGCCGACATTCCCGACCAGAGCGGGCGCACCGCCGTGATCACCGGCGCCAACACCGGCCTGGGTTACGAGACCGCCCGAGCCCTCGCCGCGCACGGCGCTCGCCTGGTCCTGGCGGTGCGCAATCTCGACAAGGGCAAGGCAGCCGCCGACCTCATCGCCCGGCGCTCCCCCGGCGCCGAGGTCTCGGTGCAAGAGCTCGACCTGACGTCACTGAACTCCGTCCGCGCCGCCGCCGAGCAGCTGCGCGCCGAGCATCCCCGCATCGACCTGCTGATCAACAACGCCGGCGTGATGATGACGCCCAAGGCCACCACCCAGGACGGCTTCGAGCTGCAATTCGGGACCAACCATCTGGGCCACTTCGCATTGACCGGTCTGCTGATCGACCGGCTGATCGAGACGCCCGGCTCGCGGGTGGTCACCGTCAGCAGCATGGGGCACAGGTTCGCGCGCCGCGGGATCAACTTCGACGATCTGCAGTCGCAGCGCAGGTACAGCCGGGCCGGCGCCTACGGTCAGGCCAAGCTGGCCAACCTCATGTTCACCTATGAGTTGCAGCGCCGGCTCATCGGCACCACGACGATCGCCGCTGCCGCGCATCCCGGCTCGTCGCGGACCGAACTGGCTCGCAACCTGCCAGCGCTCGTCGACCGGGTGTTCACAGCTTTACCGCTCGCCCAGGAGGCCGACATCGGCGCCCTGCCCACGTTGCGGGCGGCCACCGATCCCGGTGTCCTCGGCGGCCAGTACTACGGACCCGACGGCTTCGGCGAGCAACGCGGCTACCCCAAGGTGGTCAGCTCCAGCGCGGTGTCCCACGACACCGTGGCGCAGCGACGGCTGTGGGCGGTCTCCGAAGAGCTGACCGGGGTGGTCTACCCGGTCTGA
- a CDS encoding DEAD/DEAH box helicase has product MRAEDAPSTQALRGWQRRALVKYLAAKPRDFLAVATPGAGKTTFALRIVAELLAEGTVETVTIVVPTEHLKIQWAQAAARHGIALDPKFSNSNSQTSTDYHGVVVTYAQVASHPTRHRVRTENRKTLVVFDEIHHGGDAKTWGDAMREAFDDATRRLSLTGTPFRSDDSAIPFVTYETGPDGFARSQADHVYGYSEALADGVVRPVMFMAYSGEARWRDSAGEEHAARLGEPLTAEQTARAWKTALNPAGEWMPAVIAAADTRLRGLREHVPDAGGMIIASDQTAARAYADLLLKITGEAPTVVLSDDPGSSDRISQFSASTSRWLVAVRMVSEGVDVPRLAVGVYATSASTPLFFAQAIGRFVRSRRPGETACIFLPSVPNLLLLASEMEAQRNHVLGKPHRETEDDPLDAELAAQKRDEPDDTDNKIEYLGADAELDQVIFDGSSFGTATPAGSDEEADYLGIPGLLDAASMRDLLRRRQEEQLTRRTASGEVARPSTHGQLRDLRRELNTLVSLAHHRTGKTHGQIHNELRQICGGPPVAAATRDQLKARIEAVRGLTARPG; this is encoded by the coding sequence GTGCGGGCAGAGGATGCGCCCAGCACCCAGGCGTTGCGGGGCTGGCAGCGGCGGGCGTTGGTCAAGTACCTGGCCGCCAAACCCCGGGACTTCCTGGCCGTGGCGACGCCGGGCGCCGGTAAGACCACCTTCGCCCTGCGGATCGTCGCCGAACTTCTGGCCGAAGGCACCGTCGAGACCGTCACCATCGTGGTGCCCACCGAGCACCTCAAGATCCAGTGGGCGCAGGCCGCCGCGCGGCACGGCATCGCCCTGGACCCCAAGTTCTCCAACTCCAACTCGCAAACCTCGACCGACTACCACGGCGTCGTCGTCACCTACGCCCAAGTTGCCAGCCACCCCACCCGGCACCGGGTGCGCACTGAGAACCGCAAGACCCTTGTCGTCTTCGACGAGATCCATCACGGCGGGGACGCGAAGACGTGGGGCGACGCCATGCGCGAGGCGTTCGACGATGCGACGAGGCGGCTCTCGCTGACCGGGACGCCGTTCCGCAGCGACGACAGCGCCATCCCCTTCGTCACCTACGAGACCGGACCCGACGGATTCGCCCGCTCGCAGGCCGACCATGTCTACGGGTACTCCGAGGCGCTGGCCGACGGCGTGGTGCGGCCGGTGATGTTCATGGCGTACTCGGGTGAGGCACGGTGGCGTGACAGCGCGGGCGAGGAGCACGCCGCCCGCCTCGGTGAACCGCTGACCGCCGAGCAGACCGCGCGGGCGTGGAAGACCGCCCTGAACCCGGCCGGGGAGTGGATGCCCGCGGTGATCGCCGCGGCCGACACCCGGTTGCGCGGCCTTCGCGAACATGTCCCCGACGCCGGCGGCATGATCATCGCCTCCGACCAGACCGCGGCTCGCGCCTACGCCGACCTGCTGCTCAAGATCACCGGGGAGGCGCCGACGGTGGTGCTCTCCGACGACCCGGGCTCCTCGGACCGCATCTCTCAGTTCTCGGCGAGCACGTCGCGGTGGCTGGTGGCCGTGCGCATGGTCTCCGAAGGCGTCGACGTGCCGCGGCTGGCAGTCGGCGTGTACGCCACCAGTGCCTCGACGCCGCTGTTCTTCGCCCAGGCGATCGGCCGGTTCGTCCGGTCGCGGCGGCCCGGCGAGACGGCGTGCATCTTCCTTCCGTCGGTGCCCAATCTGCTGCTGCTGGCCAGCGAGATGGAAGCCCAGCGCAACCACGTGCTGGGCAAGCCGCACCGCGAAACCGAAGACGATCCCCTCGATGCCGAGTTGGCCGCGCAGAAGCGCGACGAGCCCGACGACACGGACAACAAGATCGAGTACCTCGGTGCCGATGCCGAACTCGACCAGGTGATCTTCGACGGCTCCTCGTTCGGGACGGCGACGCCGGCGGGCAGCGACGAGGAGGCCGACTACCTCGGCATCCCCGGCCTGCTCGATGCGGCATCGATGCGAGATCTGTTGCGGCGCAGGCAAGAAGAGCAGTTGACCCGGCGTACCGCCAGCGGTGAGGTGGCGCGGCCGTCCACCCACGGCCAGCTGCGGGACCTGCGACGTGAACTCAACACCCTGGTGTCGCTGGCCCATCACCGCACCGGCAAGACGCACGGGCAGATCCACAACGAACTGCGCCAGATATGCGGCGGCCCGCCGGTGGCGGCAGCCACCCGCGATCAGCTCAAGGCGCGGATCGAGGCGGTACGCGGACTCACCGCTCGGCCCGGTTGA
- a CDS encoding mycothiol transferase: MADSPTDAEAARELLRDSFTRIIEHVDDLTDDLTDEVSFFRPTSTANSIAWLIWHSARIQDAQVAAIVGGEQVWFSGGWVDQFNLDLPRDAHGYGHTPEEVGKVRAPADLLAGYYHAVHKMTLEYIATITTEELARVVDENWDPPVTASARLVSIFDDCMQHLGQAAYIRGISR; this comes from the coding sequence ATGGCCGACTCACCTACGGATGCCGAAGCCGCGCGCGAGCTCCTGCGCGACTCCTTCACTCGCATCATCGAGCACGTCGACGACCTCACCGACGACCTGACCGACGAGGTCTCCTTCTTCCGGCCCACCTCGACGGCCAACAGCATCGCCTGGCTGATCTGGCACAGCGCGCGGATCCAGGACGCCCAGGTGGCGGCGATCGTCGGCGGTGAGCAGGTGTGGTTCAGCGGCGGCTGGGTGGATCAGTTCAACCTCGACCTGCCGCGAGATGCCCACGGCTACGGGCACACTCCCGAAGAGGTCGGCAAGGTGCGGGCCCCGGCCGATCTGCTGGCCGGCTACTACCACGCCGTGCACAAGATGACGCTGGAGTACATCGCCACCATCACCACCGAGGAACTCGCACGCGTGGTCGACGAGAACTGGGATCCGCCGGTGACGGCGAGTGCACGACTTGTCAGCATCTTCGACGACTGCATGCAGCACCTCGGCCAGGCCGCCTACATCCGGGGAATCTCGCGCTGA